In the Lepisosteus oculatus isolate fLepOcu1 chromosome 6, fLepOcu1.hap2, whole genome shotgun sequence genome, one interval contains:
- the LOC107076295 gene encoding mucin-2-like — translation MKPREATGLFLLVACVCWQITGTEGANTTTISQQTNESATESTMEPTTPESTTTTATPPTTATTAPITTTPSPSTTTLPTTTTPVSTSTILPPTITTTESTPESTTSSTMSPTTTTTIPTTTTNTPTTTESTTTTPLSTTTTTTPPTTTTIEPTTTTPLPTTTTNPPTTTESTTTTSLSTTTTPPPTATTEPTTTTPLTTTTNPPTTTTSAPTTTTPLTTTTNPPTTTTTAPTTTMPLSTTTTTTPPTTTTPDPTTTLESTTTTTTPPTTTTTVPTTTTPLPTTTSNPPTTTEQTTTPESTTTTKTSPTTTEPTTTTPLPTTSNPPTTTTLETTTTTESTTTTTTPQTTTTPEPTTTPESTTTTTTPPTTTTTEPTTTTSLPTTSNPPTTTTTAPTTTTPLSTTTTTTPPTTTKPELTTKPESTTTTTTLATTTTTEPTTTTPLPTTTTNPPTTTTTAPTTTTPLSTTTTTPPTTTIPEPTTTPDSTTTTTTPPTTTTTEPTTTPESTTTTTTPPTTTTTEPTTTPESTTTTTTPPTTTTTEPTTTTPLPTTTSTPLTTTTTERTTTPEPTTTTTTPPTTTTTEPTTTTPLTTTTNPPTTTTTKPSTTPESTTTTTTPPTTTTTEPTTTPESTTTTTTPPTTSTVDQQQPHL, via the exons ATGAAACCAAGGGAAGCAACAGGCCTGTTTCTCCTAGTTG CCTGTGTCTGCTGGCAGATCACTGGGACTGAGGGTGCAAACACAAC gacaATATCTCAACAGACAAATGAGTCTGCAACAGAAAGCACAATGGAACCAACTACACCTGAATCCACCACCACAACAGCTACACCACCGACCACAGCCACAACTGCCCCCATTACAACAACACCTTCTCCATCAACTACAACTCTACCAACAACAACCACTCCTGTCTCTACCTCTACAATTCTCCCACCTACCATAACTACAACTGAATCCACCCCTGAATCCACCACTTCATCAACAATGTCCCCAACAACCACTACTACAATACCTACAACAACAACTAACACACCAACTACAACTGAAtcaacaacaaccacacctctatccaccaccactacaacgaccccaccaactacaactacaattgaaccaacaacaaccacacctctacCCACCACAACAACTAATCCACCAACTACAACTGAATCAACAACAACCACATCTCTGTCCACCACAACAACCCCACCACCTACAGctacaactgaaccaacaacaaccacacctctgaCCACCACGACAaacccaccaactacaactacaagcgcaccaacaacaaccacacctctgaCTACCACGACTaacccaccaactacaactacaactgcaCCAACAACAACCATGCCTCTatccaccaccactacaacaaccccaccaactacaactacacctgACCCAACAACCACGCTtgaatccaccaccactacaacgaccccaccaactacaactacaactgtgccaacaacaaccacacctctacCCACCACAACATCTaacccaccaactacaactgaacaaacaaccacacctgaatccaccaccactacaaAGACCTCACCAACTACAACTGAGCCAACGACAACCACACCTCTACCCACCACGTCTAACCCACCAACAACAACTACACTAGAAACAACAACCACAActgaatccaccaccactacaacgaccccacaaactacaactacacctgaaccaacaaccacacctgaatcaaccaccactacaacgacaccaccaactacaactacaactgagcCAACAACAACCACATCTCTACCCACCACGTCTaacccaccaactacaactacaactgcaccaacaacaaccacacctctatccaccaccactacaacaaccccaccaactacaactaaaCCTGAACTAACAACAAAAcctgaatccaccaccactacaacgaccttagcaactacaactacaactgagccaacaacaaccacacctctacCCACCACCACGACTaacccaccaactacaactacaactgcaccaacaacaaccacacctctatccaccaccacaacaaccccaccaactacaactatacctgaaccaacaaccacacctgattccaccaccactacaacgaccccaccaactacaactacaactgaaccaacaaccacacctgaatccaccaccactacaacgaccccaccaactacaactacaactgaaccaacaaccacacctgaatccaccaccactacaacgaccccaccaactacaactacaaccgagccaacaacaaccacacctctacCCACCACAACGTCTACCCCActaactacaactacaactgaacgaacaaccacacctgaacccaccaccaccacaacgaccccaccaactacaactacaactgaaccaacaacaaccacacctctgaCCACAACGACTaacccaccaactacaactacaactaaaccatcaaccacacctgaatccaccaccactacaacgaccccaccaactacaactacaactgaaccaacaaccacacctgaatccaccaccactacaacAACCCCACCAACTACATCTACAGTTGA ccaacaacaaccacacctctga